One window of Ammospiza nelsoni isolate bAmmNel1 chromosome 12, bAmmNel1.pri, whole genome shotgun sequence genomic DNA carries:
- the SGK2 gene encoding serine/threonine-protein kinase Sgk2 isoform X3, protein MDRSRSPDKSSQPSTPTDNINLGPSANPNAKPTDFDFLKVIGKGSFGKVLLAKRKCDGTFYAVKVLHKKTILKKKEQNHIMAERNVLLKNVKHPFLVGLHYSFQTSEKLYFVLDYVNGGELFFHLQRERCFREPRARFYAAEVASAIGYLHSLNIIYRDLKPENILLDCQGHIVLTDFGLCKEGMEQEETTSTFCGTPEYLAPEVLKKQPYDRTVDWWCLGAVLYEMLFGLPPFYSRDVSQMYDNILHKPLQIQGTKTVAACDILQGLLHKDQKRRLGAKTDFLEIKSHVFFSPINWDDLYHKRITPPFNPNVAGPADLRHFDPEFTQEAISASITRTPDLAASSSSASDAFLGFSYAPTEEDI, encoded by the exons atggatcGCTCCCGGAGCCCAGACAAAAGCAGCCAG CCTTCAACACCAACTGACAACATCAACCTCGGACCTTCTGCTAACCCCAA TGCCAAGCCGACAGACTTTGACTTCCTGAAGGTTATTGGCAAAGGAAGCTTTGGAAAA GTTCTCCTGGCCAAACGCAAGTGTGATGGGACTTTTTATGCAGTGAAAGTCTTACATAAGAAAACCATCCTCAAGAAAAAGGAG CAAAACCACATCATGGCAGAACGTAACGTGCTCCTGAAAAATGTCAAGCACCCCTTCCTTGTGGGACTCCACTACTCCTTCCAGACTTCAGAGAAGCTTTACTTTGTGCTTGACTATGTAAATGGAGGAGAG CTCTTCTTCCACTTGCAAAGGGAGCGCTGTTTCCGTGAGCCCCGGGCCCGGTTCTACGCTGCAGAAGTGGCCAGTGCCATTGGGTACCTGCATTCCCTAAACATCATCTACAG GGACTTAAAGCCTGAGAACATCCTCCTGGATTGCCAG gGACACATAGTATTGACAGACTTTGGACTCTGCAAAGAAGGAATGGAGCAAGAGGAGACAACTTCTACCTTTTGTGGCACTCCTGAG TATCTGGCTCCTGAGGTGCTAAAGAAGCAGCCCTATGACAGGACAGTAGACTGGTGGTGCCTAGGAGCTGTCCTCTATGAAATGCTCTTTGGACTG CCTCCCTTTTACAGCCGGGATGTGTCTCAGATGTATGACAACATTCTGCACAAGCCACTACAGATCCAAGGAACCAAGACTGTGGCAGCTTGTGACATCCTTCAGGGACTTCTCCACAAGGACCAGAAGAGGAGGCTGGGTGCCAAAACAGACTTT CTTGAGATAAAGAGCCATGTATTCTTCAGCCCAATAAACTGGGATGATTTATATCACAAGAGGATTACTCCTCCATTCAACCCCAATGTG GCTGGCCCAGCTGATCTGCGACACTTTGATCCTGAGTTCACCCAGGAAGCCATCTCTGCCTCCATCACCCGCACGCCTgacctggcagccagcagctccagtgcctcaGATGCATTTTTAGGATTTTCATATGCACCAACTGAAGAGGACATTTAA
- the SGK2 gene encoding serine/threonine-protein kinase Sgk2 isoform X2 produces MIVAWMEPSSTALGKTKELIRHGRERIEQTIKASGSRLCSYAERVVFLMDRSRSPDKSSQPSTPTDNINLGPSANPNAKPTDFDFLKVIGKGSFGKVLLAKRKCDGTFYAVKVLHKKTILKKKEQNHIMAERNVLLKNVKHPFLVGLHYSFQTSEKLYFVLDYVNGGELFFHLQRERCFREPRARFYAAEVASAIGYLHSLNIIYRDLKPENILLDCQGHIVLTDFGLCKEGMEQEETTSTFCGTPEYLAPEVLKKQPYDRTVDWWCLGAVLYEMLFGLPPFYSRDVSQMYDNILHKPLQIQGTKTVAACDILQGLLHKDQKRRLGAKTDFLEIKSHVFFSPINWDDLYHKRITPPFNPNVAGPADLRHFDPEFTQEAISASITRTPDLAASSSSASDAFLGFSYAPTEEDI; encoded by the exons ATGATTGTGGCCTGGATGGAGCCCTCCTCCACTGCCCTGGGCAAGACAAAAG AACTCATCAGGCACGGCCGGGAGAGGATAGAACAAACCATCAAGGCCTctggctccaggctctgctcata TGCTGAGCgagttgtttttttaatggatcGCTCCCGGAGCCCAGACAAAAGCAGCCAG CCTTCAACACCAACTGACAACATCAACCTCGGACCTTCTGCTAACCCCAA TGCCAAGCCGACAGACTTTGACTTCCTGAAGGTTATTGGCAAAGGAAGCTTTGGAAAA GTTCTCCTGGCCAAACGCAAGTGTGATGGGACTTTTTATGCAGTGAAAGTCTTACATAAGAAAACCATCCTCAAGAAAAAGGAG CAAAACCACATCATGGCAGAACGTAACGTGCTCCTGAAAAATGTCAAGCACCCCTTCCTTGTGGGACTCCACTACTCCTTCCAGACTTCAGAGAAGCTTTACTTTGTGCTTGACTATGTAAATGGAGGAGAG CTCTTCTTCCACTTGCAAAGGGAGCGCTGTTTCCGTGAGCCCCGGGCCCGGTTCTACGCTGCAGAAGTGGCCAGTGCCATTGGGTACCTGCATTCCCTAAACATCATCTACAG GGACTTAAAGCCTGAGAACATCCTCCTGGATTGCCAG gGACACATAGTATTGACAGACTTTGGACTCTGCAAAGAAGGAATGGAGCAAGAGGAGACAACTTCTACCTTTTGTGGCACTCCTGAG TATCTGGCTCCTGAGGTGCTAAAGAAGCAGCCCTATGACAGGACAGTAGACTGGTGGTGCCTAGGAGCTGTCCTCTATGAAATGCTCTTTGGACTG CCTCCCTTTTACAGCCGGGATGTGTCTCAGATGTATGACAACATTCTGCACAAGCCACTACAGATCCAAGGAACCAAGACTGTGGCAGCTTGTGACATCCTTCAGGGACTTCTCCACAAGGACCAGAAGAGGAGGCTGGGTGCCAAAACAGACTTT CTTGAGATAAAGAGCCATGTATTCTTCAGCCCAATAAACTGGGATGATTTATATCACAAGAGGATTACTCCTCCATTCAACCCCAATGTG GCTGGCCCAGCTGATCTGCGACACTTTGATCCTGAGTTCACCCAGGAAGCCATCTCTGCCTCCATCACCCGCACGCCTgacctggcagccagcagctccagtgcctcaGATGCATTTTTAGGATTTTCATATGCACCAACTGAAGAGGACATTTAA
- the SGK2 gene encoding serine/threonine-protein kinase Sgk2 isoform X1, which yields MNCCRKQSSSPLGFRKELWAPGLAGWAGAGMGSVGNERSLCSVLMDCFPCFRTQPLGDELPELIRHGRERIEQTIKASGSRLCSYAERVVFLMDRSRSPDKSSQPSTPTDNINLGPSANPNAKPTDFDFLKVIGKGSFGKVLLAKRKCDGTFYAVKVLHKKTILKKKEQNHIMAERNVLLKNVKHPFLVGLHYSFQTSEKLYFVLDYVNGGELFFHLQRERCFREPRARFYAAEVASAIGYLHSLNIIYRDLKPENILLDCQGHIVLTDFGLCKEGMEQEETTSTFCGTPEYLAPEVLKKQPYDRTVDWWCLGAVLYEMLFGLPPFYSRDVSQMYDNILHKPLQIQGTKTVAACDILQGLLHKDQKRRLGAKTDFLEIKSHVFFSPINWDDLYHKRITPPFNPNVAGPADLRHFDPEFTQEAISASITRTPDLAASSSSASDAFLGFSYAPTEEDI from the exons ATGAACTGCTGCAGGAAACAAAGCTCTTCCCCTTTGGGTTTTAGGAAGGAGCTTTGggctcctggcctggcagggtgggctggtgcagggatggggagtgtGGGCAATGAGAGGTCTCTGTGCTCAGTGCTCATGGACTGCTTCCCATGCTTCAGGACTCAGCCTCTGGGAGATGAGCTCCCAG AACTCATCAGGCACGGCCGGGAGAGGATAGAACAAACCATCAAGGCCTctggctccaggctctgctcata TGCTGAGCgagttgtttttttaatggatcGCTCCCGGAGCCCAGACAAAAGCAGCCAG CCTTCAACACCAACTGACAACATCAACCTCGGACCTTCTGCTAACCCCAA TGCCAAGCCGACAGACTTTGACTTCCTGAAGGTTATTGGCAAAGGAAGCTTTGGAAAA GTTCTCCTGGCCAAACGCAAGTGTGATGGGACTTTTTATGCAGTGAAAGTCTTACATAAGAAAACCATCCTCAAGAAAAAGGAG CAAAACCACATCATGGCAGAACGTAACGTGCTCCTGAAAAATGTCAAGCACCCCTTCCTTGTGGGACTCCACTACTCCTTCCAGACTTCAGAGAAGCTTTACTTTGTGCTTGACTATGTAAATGGAGGAGAG CTCTTCTTCCACTTGCAAAGGGAGCGCTGTTTCCGTGAGCCCCGGGCCCGGTTCTACGCTGCAGAAGTGGCCAGTGCCATTGGGTACCTGCATTCCCTAAACATCATCTACAG GGACTTAAAGCCTGAGAACATCCTCCTGGATTGCCAG gGACACATAGTATTGACAGACTTTGGACTCTGCAAAGAAGGAATGGAGCAAGAGGAGACAACTTCTACCTTTTGTGGCACTCCTGAG TATCTGGCTCCTGAGGTGCTAAAGAAGCAGCCCTATGACAGGACAGTAGACTGGTGGTGCCTAGGAGCTGTCCTCTATGAAATGCTCTTTGGACTG CCTCCCTTTTACAGCCGGGATGTGTCTCAGATGTATGACAACATTCTGCACAAGCCACTACAGATCCAAGGAACCAAGACTGTGGCAGCTTGTGACATCCTTCAGGGACTTCTCCACAAGGACCAGAAGAGGAGGCTGGGTGCCAAAACAGACTTT CTTGAGATAAAGAGCCATGTATTCTTCAGCCCAATAAACTGGGATGATTTATATCACAAGAGGATTACTCCTCCATTCAACCCCAATGTG GCTGGCCCAGCTGATCTGCGACACTTTGATCCTGAGTTCACCCAGGAAGCCATCTCTGCCTCCATCACCCGCACGCCTgacctggcagccagcagctccagtgcctcaGATGCATTTTTAGGATTTTCATATGCACCAACTGAAGAGGACATTTAA